In one Nisaea sediminum genomic region, the following are encoded:
- a CDS encoding DUF4347 domain-containing protein encodes MPSLNTVVFTDHDVFNSDILLSGLTGTTLAHTLSNSGTPLLEIASRLQGLRDIERLVLLAHGEPGSIILSGKRVDTEALLQHTRTLDKIKAALAPDAEIVLASCSTGAGSAGDAFVETLERALGASVSAAETDVGGDAGWASLPMLSALLGDRALRSYPHRLSKFDFESNISGNNSTALKQTVDGVTLTITRSDGGTFKTSSTGGVSGVFADSGSVVSGTVTVSFTFEGTNTAAPLNVTALSYWEAAAPTATGGNYVIDPNTAATNEVIAETSISDFHSDRTPSGWDAISSFQISYSNGGNYFVGLDEITFTLVNSATTTAADFSTAGGTTNLTPSSVVFGAGNQTLTIAEAAHVNTSTGATADGGADTDTLVLAQTGTNLATSGFTLSNFEILTLNDGVSATMTGAQHDAFSSGINGTGTNTITLASAGGDSNITGDTDIESYVLNDAFTFTIGTVAQNVTGNDGASQTVQSTSSVDNLTGTLNGGAGQTDVLILDDGDNIAGATISNFETLEVGAGSVTMKESQHDGFTTINGTGTNTITLSAADSGGVVTGDADIETYNLNGAFTFTLSAVGQNVTGSAGDNQSVGSSGSIDILTGTLNGGTGGSDTLVADTGDDFTGAALSNFEVLSIADGATIKMTATQHAGFTSASATGTQTINISGNGAVTTKANIENYSIGDDTNLDDRGVNINHAAVNITTTSANDINRYTLNNNLNYTGTITDGGLGGQLTMNEYSSITQATLNNIVKVTVGSGPEVLMTAAQHNAFGTIDGVAGSNIKLDSGNIAVTGDADITGYLVGTSYTGTFTLGAATQNYTGGTGNDTLNAGSLTATGTLNGGDGTGDVLQLSSGANISGATVSGFENLTLSGGASVTMKETQHDAFSSVTAPGADIITISDATNGFQTAAAVEKYILGVANATTITGGAQEITGSTGNDTFTFQGLTYTGTLSGGAGTDVIQMTTGSNISGANISGVENLTLAGNASVTMTVSQLNTFAGGTINAGGTETVTLSGDGNVSTVSAIENYVVGDSTGSSRTVTITNAGHSVSATSDSDAVTFDAGGLTLTGTLTGEGTVNDILSISNGANISGATISAIEDLTLANNGSATMTVAQLNGFTGTITAAGTNTITLTTTGTISNSNLANIEAIATASGGSETITLAASTASGKTLTATDTGNDKFVVTGSAGAQTVTGSAGADTIDGGAGADTLGGGAGVDSLTGGADTDQFTGSASDLNGDTITDLAAGETILLTGVTGLSTANVRFNGSTLEIDTDATTFAAPEVTINTSTDLSSTLIASTVGDSGGNTLITLGSSSVSVTSTAAGFNTTTGTNTTPASALGSTSDTLTIASATHTTGSTADGGTGTDTLVLSADGTDLTQLTTLTGFETLTLGNNVGATMSESQHDAFTTINGGTGTETITLSSANGDGNVTGDADIETYNLNGAFTFTLGAAGQNVTGDAASSQTVKSSASIDTLTGTLNGGTGQSDTLVLDTGDNISGATVSGFENLTLDSGASVTMTAAQLNGFTGTVTAAGTETVTLTSGGSVTGANLSAIETLATASGGSETITMTAAQAAGTTLTATDAASDHFVVTGSAGAQNITGSAGADTIDGGDGADTISGGLGSDLISGGAGGDSLLGQDGVDSLFGFSGDDYIDGGAGSDHLAGGDGGDTLSGGDGADTISGDAGNDSIVGGAGQDVLIGGTGDDTFSGSASEFNADTISGIAAGDQIVISNADLSTLSGTTLGTSIELGGGSILNIADSPSNLTITATVTGGNSTLTFAAPASNNGGGGGNGSSGPVVVTDNPSDTSTGGARTITNNGSTSGSAAIVQNTGNNGNVVTATLPPSVSISSSGPSTAQTAESAQTTLVSAIQARNSTSEAPLTGGARTFLNNLGATTTLDVRTVIPTTTSSTTSDPIVITGTSNAGQSEAFVIDMRSMPSGSTLQLDNIEFASVMGQSTITGGAGQNYVTADDASQFISLGAEDDTLAGGGGADTVGSGFGEDIVYGNQGADSVFGGGGMDTVYGGQDGDTVLGDNDNDWVYGNKGDDTLLGGNGDDRLFGGQDNDIVYGNTGNDSISGNLGNDTLYGGQGNDLVSGGAGADIIVGNKGDDTLSGGEGADTFIFEFGGGNDQVADFQAGTDTLALQNGLGITGGVETNGSTTVTFSDGGTVTVIGVSKTDLAAATGWDLG; translated from the coding sequence ATGCCATCACTGAATACAGTTGTATTCACTGACCATGACGTGTTTAACTCAGACATCTTGCTGTCAGGGTTGACCGGAACAACCCTTGCGCACACCCTCTCGAATTCCGGCACCCCACTCCTAGAAATTGCATCCCGCCTCCAGGGCCTGCGAGATATCGAACGGCTCGTCCTGCTCGCCCACGGCGAACCGGGTTCGATCATTCTGAGCGGCAAGCGGGTCGACACTGAAGCGCTGCTCCAGCACACCCGTACCCTGGACAAAATCAAGGCGGCGTTAGCGCCGGACGCAGAGATCGTTCTGGCGTCCTGTTCCACCGGCGCAGGCAGCGCGGGAGATGCGTTCGTCGAAACCCTTGAACGAGCACTTGGCGCATCCGTATCGGCGGCTGAAACCGACGTCGGCGGCGACGCAGGATGGGCCTCCCTTCCGATGCTTTCGGCACTGTTGGGGGACCGAGCGCTCCGAAGCTATCCGCATCGGCTTTCGAAATTCGATTTCGAGAGCAATATTTCCGGTAACAACTCGACCGCTCTGAAACAAACGGTGGACGGGGTCACGCTTACGATCACCAGGTCCGACGGCGGAACCTTCAAAACCAGTAGCACTGGCGGCGTATCCGGAGTTTTCGCCGACAGCGGAAGCGTGGTCAGTGGCACCGTAACCGTCTCGTTCACCTTCGAAGGCACCAATACGGCAGCGCCTCTGAACGTCACCGCTCTCTCCTATTGGGAAGCGGCAGCCCCTACGGCAACCGGCGGCAATTACGTCATCGACCCGAACACGGCGGCCACGAACGAAGTCATCGCCGAGACCTCTATTTCCGACTTCCATTCCGATCGCACGCCGTCGGGCTGGGATGCGATTTCGTCGTTCCAGATATCCTACTCCAATGGCGGTAACTACTTCGTCGGCCTGGACGAAATCACATTCACCCTGGTCAACTCCGCGACCACCACTGCCGCCGATTTCAGCACGGCGGGGGGGACCACCAATCTCACCCCATCGAGTGTCGTGTTCGGGGCCGGCAACCAGACCCTGACGATCGCCGAGGCAGCTCATGTCAACACTTCGACCGGGGCGACGGCGGATGGCGGCGCCGATACGGACACCCTGGTTCTGGCGCAAACCGGAACCAACTTGGCCACGTCAGGTTTCACACTCTCGAATTTCGAGATCCTGACGCTGAACGACGGCGTCAGCGCCACCATGACCGGGGCGCAGCACGATGCGTTCAGCTCCGGTATCAATGGCACCGGCACGAACACGATCACCCTCGCGTCGGCCGGCGGCGACAGCAACATCACCGGCGATACGGACATCGAGTCCTATGTCCTGAACGATGCCTTCACCTTCACGATCGGCACGGTCGCGCAGAATGTCACGGGTAACGATGGCGCCAGCCAGACGGTGCAGTCGACGAGTTCTGTCGACAATCTGACCGGGACACTGAACGGCGGCGCCGGGCAGACCGACGTGCTGATCCTCGACGACGGCGACAATATCGCCGGCGCCACGATCTCCAATTTCGAGACGCTCGAAGTCGGCGCCGGCTCGGTGACGATGAAGGAAAGCCAGCACGACGGCTTCACCACCATCAACGGCACCGGGACGAACACGATCACGCTCTCGGCTGCTGACAGCGGCGGCGTTGTCACCGGCGACGCGGATATCGAGACTTACAATCTGAACGGCGCCTTCACCTTCACCCTGAGCGCGGTCGGACAAAATGTCACCGGAAGCGCCGGCGACAACCAGAGCGTCGGCTCAAGCGGCTCGATCGACATCCTGACCGGCACGCTCAACGGCGGAACCGGCGGTTCCGATACGCTGGTCGCAGACACCGGCGACGATTTCACCGGCGCCGCACTCAGCAATTTCGAGGTCCTGTCGATCGCGGACGGCGCCACGATCAAAATGACCGCCACCCAACACGCCGGTTTCACCAGCGCGTCGGCCACCGGCACTCAGACGATAAACATCTCCGGCAACGGCGCCGTCACGACCAAGGCTAACATCGAGAACTATTCGATCGGCGACGACACGAACCTCGATGACCGCGGTGTCAACATCAACCATGCCGCCGTCAACATCACCACCACCAGCGCCAACGACATCAACCGATATACGCTCAACAACAATCTCAACTACACCGGCACGATCACCGACGGCGGCCTCGGCGGCCAGCTGACGATGAACGAGTATTCGAGCATCACCCAGGCGACGCTCAACAACATCGTCAAGGTGACGGTCGGCAGCGGCCCCGAAGTCCTGATGACCGCGGCGCAGCACAATGCCTTCGGCACCATCGACGGCGTTGCGGGCTCGAACATCAAGCTGGACTCGGGAAACATCGCGGTCACCGGCGACGCCGACATTACCGGCTACCTCGTCGGCACGAGCTACACCGGAACCTTCACCCTCGGCGCCGCCACGCAGAACTATACCGGCGGCACCGGCAACGACACGCTCAATGCCGGCTCGCTGACCGCGACGGGAACGCTGAACGGCGGAGACGGTACCGGCGACGTCCTGCAGCTCAGCAGCGGCGCGAACATATCCGGCGCCACGGTCTCCGGTTTCGAGAACCTGACGCTCTCCGGCGGCGCATCGGTGACCATGAAGGAGACGCAGCACGACGCGTTCTCCTCGGTCACCGCGCCGGGCGCCGACATCATCACGATTTCGGACGCCACAAACGGCTTCCAGACGGCGGCAGCGGTCGAGAAATACATTCTCGGGGTGGCCAACGCGACCACGATCACCGGCGGCGCGCAGGAAATCACCGGCTCGACCGGAAACGACACCTTCACCTTCCAGGGCCTGACCTATACCGGGACGCTCTCGGGTGGCGCCGGCACCGACGTGATCCAGATGACGACCGGGAGCAACATCTCCGGCGCCAACATCTCCGGGGTCGAGAACCTGACCCTGGCGGGCAACGCCTCGGTCACGATGACCGTGTCGCAGCTGAACACCTTCGCCGGCGGCACGATCAATGCGGGCGGGACCGAGACCGTCACGCTCTCCGGCGACGGCAATGTCTCCACCGTCAGCGCGATCGAGAACTATGTCGTCGGCGACAGCACGGGCAGTTCCCGGACCGTTACCATTACAAATGCCGGGCACAGCGTCAGCGCGACCTCCGACAGCGATGCCGTCACATTCGACGCCGGGGGACTGACCCTCACGGGCACGCTGACCGGCGAAGGCACCGTCAACGACATCCTGTCGATCAGCAACGGCGCGAACATCTCCGGCGCCACGATCTCAGCGATCGAGGATCTGACGCTGGCGAATAACGGCTCCGCGACGATGACAGTAGCGCAGCTGAACGGCTTCACCGGCACGATCACCGCCGCCGGCACCAACACGATCACGCTGACCACCACCGGGACGATCTCGAACAGCAATCTCGCGAATATCGAGGCCATTGCGACGGCCAGCGGTGGCTCCGAGACCATCACGCTTGCAGCCTCGACCGCCTCCGGCAAGACTCTGACTGCGACCGATACCGGCAACGACAAGTTCGTGGTGACCGGTTCCGCCGGCGCGCAAACCGTCACCGGCAGCGCCGGGGCCGATACCATCGACGGCGGCGCCGGGGCGGACACGCTCGGTGGCGGCGCGGGGGTCGACAGCCTCACCGGCGGGGCGGACACCGACCAGTTCACCGGCAGTGCCTCCGATCTGAACGGCGACACAATTACCGACCTCGCCGCTGGCGAGACCATCTTGCTGACCGGCGTGACCGGACTTAGCACCGCGAACGTCCGTTTCAACGGATCGACGCTTGAGATCGATACCGACGCGACGACCTTTGCCGCGCCGGAGGTCACGATCAATACCAGCACGGATCTGAGCAGCACGCTGATCGCCTCCACTGTCGGCGATTCCGGCGGGAACACTCTGATCACCCTTGGCAGCAGCTCCGTTTCCGTCACCAGCACGGCGGCTGGCTTCAACACGACGACCGGAACCAACACCACGCCGGCCTCAGCCCTCGGGTCGACCAGCGACACGCTGACAATCGCGTCCGCGACCCATACGACCGGCTCCACGGCGGACGGCGGGACCGGCACCGATACGCTGGTCCTGTCAGCCGACGGAACCGATCTCACCCAGCTGACGACGCTGACAGGCTTCGAGACCCTGACGCTCGGCAACAATGTCGGCGCGACAATGTCGGAGAGCCAGCATGACGCCTTCACGACGATAAACGGCGGCACAGGCACCGAGACGATCACGCTGAGTTCCGCCAACGGCGACGGCAACGTTACCGGCGATGCGGACATCGAGACCTACAACCTCAACGGTGCCTTCACCTTCACGCTCGGCGCGGCCGGCCAGAACGTTACCGGCGACGCCGCCTCCAGCCAGACGGTGAAATCCTCGGCCTCGATCGACACGCTGACCGGAACGCTGAACGGCGGCACGGGTCAATCGGACACGCTGGTTCTCGATACGGGCGACAATATTTCCGGTGCGACGGTCAGCGGATTCGAGAACCTGACCCTCGATTCGGGCGCTTCGGTCACGATGACGGCGGCGCAGCTGAACGGCTTCACCGGCACCGTGACCGCGGCAGGAACGGAGACCGTCACCCTGACGAGCGGCGGGTCCGTCACCGGCGCGAACCTCTCCGCCATCGAGACACTGGCGACGGCAAGCGGCGGGTCCGAGACCATCACGATGACCGCCGCGCAAGCTGCAGGCACCACGCTGACCGCCACCGATGCGGCCAGCGACCATTTCGTGGTGACCGGCTCGGCGGGCGCGCAGAACATTACAGGCAGCGCCGGCGCCGATACCATCGATGGCGGCGACGGCGCCGACACGATATCCGGCGGCCTCGGCTCCGATCTGATCTCCGGCGGCGCCGGCGGGGACAGCCTGCTCGGGCAGGACGGCGTCGACAGCCTCTTCGGGTTTTCCGGGGACGACTATATCGACGGCGGCGCCGGTTCCGACCATCTTGCCGGTGGCGACGGCGGCGACACGCTCAGCGGCGGAGACGGCGCCGATACGATCAGCGGCGACGCGGGCAACGACAGCATCGTCGGCGGCGCGGGGCAGGACGTGCTGATCGGCGGAACCGGCGACGACACCTTCAGCGGCAGCGCGAGCGAGTTCAACGCCGATACCATCAGCGGGATCGCGGCCGGCGACCAGATCGTCATCTCCAACGCGGATCTGAGCACGCTCAGCGGCACGACGCTTGGCACAAGCATCGAACTCGGCGGCGGCAGCATCCTCAATATCGCGGACTCGCCGTCGAACCTCACCATCACGGCGACCGTCACCGGCGGGAACTCAACCCTTACTTTCGCCGCCCCGGCATCGAATAACGGCGGCGGCGGCGGCAACGGGTCCTCCGGTCCTGTGGTTGTAACCGACAATCCCTCGGACACCTCGACGGGCGGAGCGCGCACGATCACGAACAACGGCTCGACCTCCGGCTCGGCCGCGATCGTGCAGAACACCGGCAATAACGGCAACGTGGTGACCGCCACGCTGCCTCCCTCGGTCTCTATTTCCTCCTCCGGGCCTTCGACTGCCCAGACGGCGGAGAGCGCCCAGACCACTCTGGTCAGCGCGATCCAGGCGCGGAACTCGACATCGGAGGCCCCGCTGACTGGCGGCGCACGAACCTTCCTGAACAATCTAGGTGCAACGACCACGCTCGACGTCAGGACCGTCATCCCGACCACGACGAGCAGCACAACGAGCGATCCCATTGTCATCACCGGCACCAGCAATGCCGGCCAATCGGAAGCCTTCGTCATCGATATGCGCTCAATGCCCTCCGGCTCGACCCTTCAACTCGACAATATCGAGTTCGCATCGGTGATGGGGCAAAGCACGATCACCGGCGGCGCGGGCCAGAACTATGTGACCGCCGACGACGCCAGCCAATTCATCTCGCTCGGTGCGGAAGACGACACGCTGGCAGGCGGCGGCGGCGCGGACACCGTCGGTTCCGGGTTCGGCGAGGACATCGTCTATGGCAACCAGGGCGCGGACTCGGTGTTCGGCGGCGGCGGCATGGACACGGTCTATGGCGGCCAGGACGGCGACACGGTGCTCGGCGACAACGACAATGACTGGGTCTACGGCAACAAGGGCGACGACACGCTCCTCGGCGGCAACGGCGACGACCGGCTGTTCGGCGGGCAGGACAACGACATCGTCTACGGCAATACCGGAAACGACAGCATCTCCGGCAATCTCGGTAACGACACGCTCTATGGCGGCCAGGGCAACGACCTGGTCTCCGGCGGAGCGGGAGCGGACATCATTGTCGGCAACAAGGGCGACGATACGCTTTCCGGCGGCGAGGGTGCCGATACCTTCATATTCGAGTTCGGCGGCGGGAACGACCAGGTCGCCGACTTCCAGGCGGGCACCGACACGCTCGCGCTGCAGAACGGGCTCGGTATCACGGGCGGGGTCGAGACGAACGGCAGTACCACCGTCACTTTCTCCGACGGCGGCACAGTGACGGTCATCGGCGTCAGCAAGACCGATCTCGCCGCGGCGACCGGCTGGGATCTCGGATAG
- a CDS encoding phage tail protein, translating to MPVTFFRRASARLFMALAAAASLLPVTGAKADCGPPDSVYIGSVCTTAAKFCPRGYLPLSGQMLAIAQNDVLFSLIGCAWGGDCRTTFKLPDMRGRSVVGVGAGPGLTPIERGQWRGAEIHTLTRAEMPTHNHAAIFEASGGTPIAGILEAYSARAGSDTPEVGDFVSGGGGAPLFGAGGLGAELVELNGLTITGGTPGGGEVTVGNAGQSRPFAIEGPVMALTYCMVNEGIYPPRE from the coding sequence ATGCCCGTCACATTCTTCCGGCGCGCCTCAGCGCGTCTGTTCATGGCGCTCGCCGCGGCCGCCTCCCTGCTGCCAGTCACCGGCGCCAAGGCCGATTGCGGGCCGCCGGATTCGGTCTATATCGGATCCGTCTGCACCACAGCCGCGAAATTCTGCCCGCGCGGTTATTTGCCGCTTTCCGGCCAGATGCTGGCAATTGCACAGAATGACGTCCTTTTCTCCCTGATCGGCTGCGCCTGGGGCGGCGACTGCCGCACCACCTTTAAGCTTCCCGACATGCGCGGCCGCTCGGTGGTCGGCGTGGGCGCCGGGCCGGGCCTGACGCCGATCGAGCGTGGCCAGTGGCGCGGCGCGGAGATCCACACCCTGACCCGTGCCGAGATGCCGACCCATAATCATGCCGCGATTTTCGAGGCGTCGGGCGGAACGCCGATTGCTGGCATTCTCGAAGCCTATAGCGCCCGCGCCGGCTCGGACACGCCGGAAGTCGGAGACTTTGTCTCGGGTGGCGGCGGGGCGCCACTGTTCGGAGCCGGCGGCCTCGGTGCCGAGCTTGTCGAGCTCAACGGCCTCACGATCACCGGCGGCACCCCGGGCGGCGGGGAGGTCACGGTCGGCAATGCCGGCCAGTCCCGCCCCTTTGCCATCGAAGGCCCGGTGATGGCGCTGACCTACTGCATGGTCAACGAGGGCATCTACCCCCCGCGGGAATGA
- a CDS encoding phage tail protein codes for MSITKLTRILSRATVAAAAVTFVLATPDAEAGCGPGDSVYIGSVCTTAANFCPRGYFEASGQLLPIEQHQALFSLLGCEWGGDCRTTFKLPDMRGRAAIGTGAGPGLTPIELGQWRGAETHTMTLSQLPTHNHAAAFTPSGGTPPTGKLEAYSARAGSDTPTVGDFLSGGGGTPIFGTGGLGAQLVELDGLTIFGGTPGGGTVAIGNAGQSRPFNIQGPVMALTYCIAWSGIYPPRD; via the coding sequence ATGTCCATTACTAAACTGACGCGCATTCTGTCCCGCGCGACGGTCGCCGCTGCGGCCGTCACCTTTGTCCTGGCTACACCGGACGCCGAGGCAGGCTGCGGGCCGGGGGACTCGGTCTATATCGGGTCGGTCTGCACCACAGCCGCCAATTTCTGCCCGCGCGGCTACTTCGAGGCGTCCGGCCAGCTCCTGCCGATCGAGCAACACCAGGCCCTCTTCTCCTTGCTGGGGTGCGAATGGGGCGGAGATTGCCGGACCACTTTCAAGCTCCCGGACATGCGCGGCCGCGCGGCAATCGGCACCGGTGCGGGGCCGGGCCTGACGCCGATAGAACTCGGCCAATGGCGCGGCGCGGAAACGCACACCATGACCTTGTCGCAACTCCCGACGCACAACCACGCTGCAGCCTTCACGCCCTCGGGCGGCACGCCGCCAACCGGCAAACTGGAAGCCTACAGCGCGCGGGCGGGTTCGGACACGCCAACAGTCGGGGATTTCCTCTCCGGCGGCGGAGGAACACCAATCTTCGGCACCGGAGGCCTCGGCGCCCAGCTCGTCGAGCTGGACGGCCTCACGATCTTCGGCGGGACCCCCGGCGGCGGTACCGTGGCGATCGGCAATGCCGGCCAGTCCCGGCCTTTCAATATTCAGGGACCGGTCATGGCGCTCACCTACTGCATCGCGTGGAGCGGCATCTATCCGCCGCGCGACTGA
- a CDS encoding alpha/beta fold hydrolase has protein sequence MNGSGSDSLPWLVMVHGMSQDRRIFDRQAEAFSNTHRILALDLLGHGAASDASGPFGHVEFSNHILGQMRAHGVAHARFWGTHTGAAVGLYLAATEPPGLIDALVLEAPVIPGRNPDVANETIARVRRIAAEAGMEEARRVWWEESCWFETMHADPERRRAVEQRRIVEEFKGRPWTDTTTPIALGDFGPALARIAIPVLIYNGSLDHEDFLSMSAEIAGLVPACETARIEGAGGFPAWEDSETVNQTVTAFLKSL, from the coding sequence GTGAACGGCTCCGGGAGCGACAGCCTCCCCTGGCTGGTCATGGTGCACGGCATGTCGCAGGACCGGCGCATCTTCGACCGGCAGGCGGAAGCCTTTTCGAACACCCACCGGATCCTCGCGCTCGACCTGCTCGGCCATGGCGCCGCATCGGACGCGTCCGGCCCCTTCGGACATGTCGAGTTCTCGAACCATATCCTCGGGCAAATGCGCGCGCACGGCGTCGCGCATGCCCGGTTCTGGGGCACGCACACGGGTGCCGCCGTCGGCCTCTACCTTGCGGCGACGGAACCGCCCGGACTGATCGACGCGCTCGTGCTGGAAGCTCCGGTCATTCCGGGCCGCAATCCCGACGTGGCGAACGAGACGATCGCCCGGGTGCGGCGCATCGCGGCGGAGGCCGGCATGGAGGAGGCGCGCCGCGTCTGGTGGGAGGAGAGCTGCTGGTTCGAGACCATGCATGCCGATCCGGAACGCCGTCGCGCCGTAGAACAGCGTCGGATCGTCGAGGAGTTCAAGGGCCGCCCCTGGACGGACACGACAACTCCGATCGCGCTCGGGGATTTCGGCCCCGCGCTCGCCCGGATCGCAATTCCGGTTCTGATCTATAACGGCAGCCTCGACCACGAGGATTTCCTGAGCATGAGTGCCGAGATCGCCGGACTGGTCCCGGCCTGCGAGACCGCACGGATCGAGGGCGCGGGCGGATTTCCCGCCTGGGAAGATTCCGAAACGGTCAACCAGACAGTAACCGCGTTCCTGAAAAGCCTCTGA
- a CDS encoding DUF2783 domain-containing protein: MSELKTAPNLQDPDGFYAELLAAHEGLTKAESDALNARLILLLANQIGERDKLSEALAAARDLDRRQAAS, encoded by the coding sequence ATGAGCGAGTTGAAAACCGCACCCAATCTGCAGGACCCCGACGGATTCTATGCCGAACTGCTGGCCGCCCATGAAGGGCTGACCAAGGCCGAGAGCGACGCCCTCAACGCCCGCCTTATCCTGCTGCTGGCGAACCAGATCGGCGAGCGGGATAAACTGAGCGAGGCCCTCGCAGCGGCCCGCGACCTCGACCGGCGGCAGGCCGCGTCGTGA
- a CDS encoding FAD-dependent oxidoreductase, producing MSRIFEQPLYPYERAPDQDAKSPVRHPVVVVGAGPVGLALAVDLALKDVPVLVLDDNDKVSHGSRAICFSKRTLEILDRLGCGQPLVEKGVTWNKGKVFFDERQVYEFNLLPEAGHRRPAFINLQQYHFEVGLLARLRELEDAGKPVEIRGRNRVTHVEKDASGVRLTVETPEGPYDLEADWLIACDGAKSPVRSMLGLDFHGRVFEDNFLIADVIMEAEFPTERWFWFDPPFNRGQSALLHKQPDGVWRIDLQLGWDIDREKEMREENVIPRLKAMLGEEAKFSLEWVSIYTFQCRRMERFAHGRVLFAGDSAHQVSPFGARGANSGIQDTDNLAWKLKLVLDGKAPESLIESYNRERVQAADENILNSTRSTDFITPKSEMSRIFRDAVLDLAESHAFARPLVNSGRLSVPAIHHASTLNTADALPGGPARTRPGAPAADAPAGNGWLLEKVGGGFTLLGVDAVVPETSDIKGVPLRGIALSADDDASGALRERYLGTATQAVYLLRPDQHVAGRWPSYDPRAVAAAVGTATGGRA from the coding sequence ATGAGCCGGATCTTCGAGCAGCCGCTCTATCCCTACGAACGCGCGCCGGACCAGGATGCGAAAAGCCCGGTCCGGCACCCGGTCGTCGTGGTCGGCGCCGGGCCGGTCGGCCTCGCGCTCGCCGTCGACCTCGCGCTGAAGGACGTGCCGGTTCTCGTCCTCGACGACAACGACAAGGTCAGCCACGGCTCACGCGCGATCTGCTTCTCCAAGAGGACGCTGGAGATCCTCGACCGGCTCGGCTGCGGCCAGCCGCTGGTCGAGAAGGGCGTCACCTGGAACAAGGGCAAGGTGTTCTTCGACGAGCGGCAGGTCTACGAGTTCAACCTGTTGCCGGAGGCCGGCCACCGCCGTCCCGCCTTCATCAATCTCCAGCAGTACCATTTCGAGGTCGGATTGCTTGCGCGCCTGCGCGAGCTGGAGGATGCGGGCAAGCCGGTCGAGATCCGCGGCCGCAACCGGGTCACCCATGTCGAGAAGGACGCGAGTGGCGTCCGCCTGACGGTCGAGACGCCCGAAGGTCCCTACGATCTCGAGGCCGACTGGCTAATCGCCTGCGACGGCGCCAAATCCCCGGTCCGCTCCATGCTCGGGCTCGATTTCCACGGCCGCGTCTTCGAGGACAATTTCCTCATCGCCGACGTGATCATGGAAGCAGAGTTTCCGACCGAGCGCTGGTTCTGGTTCGACCCGCCCTTCAATCGCGGCCAGTCGGCTCTGCTCCACAAACAGCCGGACGGCGTCTGGCGCATCGACCTGCAGCTCGGCTGGGACATCGACCGCGAGAAGGAGATGCGCGAGGAGAACGTGATCCCGCGCCTGAAGGCCATGCTCGGCGAGGAGGCGAAATTCAGCCTCGAATGGGTCTCGATCTATACTTTCCAGTGCCGCCGCATGGAGCGCTTCGCCCATGGCCGCGTGCTCTTCGCCGGCGACAGCGCGCACCAGGTCTCGCCCTTCGGCGCGCGCGGCGCCAACAGCGGCATCCAGGACACGGACAATCTCGCCTGGAAGCTGAAGCTGGTGCTCGACGGCAAAGCGCCGGAGAGCCTGATCGAGAGCTACAATCGCGAACGGGTGCAGGCGGCAGACGAGAACATCCTGAACTCCACCCGCTCGACGGACTTCATCACCCCAAAATCCGAGATGTCCCGGATCTTCCGCGATGCCGTGCTCGATCTCGCCGAGAGCCACGCCTTCGCCCGGCCGCTGGTGAACTCCGGCCGGCTCAGCGTTCCCGCCATACATCACGCCTCGACCCTCAATACGGCCGATGCCCTGCCCGGCGGTCCCGCCCGCACGCGGCCGGGCGCGCCCGCGGCGGATGCGCCGGCAGGCAATGGCTGGCTGCTGGAGAAGGTCGGCGGCGGCTTCACATTGCTCGGCGTCGATGCGGTCGTTCCGGAGACCAGTGACATCAAGGGCGTGCCGCTGCGCGGGATCGCGCTCTCCGCGGACGACGATGCGTCCGGCGCTCTCAGGGAGCGCTATCTCGGCACGGCGACGCAGGCGGTCTATCTCCTCCGTCCGGACCAGCATGTCGCCGGGCGCTGGCCTTCCTACGATCCCCGCGCCGTCGCGGCGGCGGTCGGCACGGCGACCGGAGGCCGAGCATGA